A single window of Coffea eugenioides isolate CCC68of chromosome 7, Ceug_1.0, whole genome shotgun sequence DNA harbors:
- the LOC113776942 gene encoding uncharacterized protein LOC113776942 — MEAYIGRNDLWEPIEDDYEVLPLLNNPTIAQMKHHNERRQRKSKVKASLYAIVTSTIFSRIMTLKTAHEIWNFLKNEYEGDEKIKGMRVLNLIREFEMQKMKGSETIKDYSDRLLDIVNKVRLLGTNFSDSRIVQKILVTIPEKFKATTMALENSKDLSCITLAELLNALQAQEHRRLMRQEESVEGAFQAISQNNNRGKNMKNNKKMPGNNKSQVFPLCPYCKKTNHPQKRCWWNPDVRCHKCGQLGHVEKICKSQQQQGKAKAAEN, encoded by the coding sequence ATGGAAGCCTATATTGGTAGAAATGATTTGTGGGAGCCTATAGAAGATGATTATGAAGTACTTCCTCTTCTAAACAATCCAACAATTGCTCAAATGAAACACCATAATGAGAGGAGACAAAGGAAATCGAAAGTCAAAGCAAGTCTATATGCAATTGTCACATCCACAATCTTTTCAAGAATCATGACATTGAAAACGGCGCATGAGatctggaatttcttgaagaATGAATATGAAGGAGATGAAAAAATCAAAGGGATGCGAGTGTTGAACTTGATTCGAGAATTTGAGATGCAGAAGATGAAAGGATCAGAAACTATCAAGGACTATTCTGATAGACTCCTTGACATAGTCAATAAAGTAAGACTTCTTGGTACTAATTTTTCTGATTCTAGAATAGTTCAAAAAATTCTAGTTACAATCCCTGAAAAGTTTAAGGCTACAACCATGGCCTTGGAAAACTCAAAAGATCTGTCATGTATCACCTTGGCAGAATTGTTAAATGCACTACAGGCACAAGAACACAGAAGGCTGATGAGGCAAGAAGAATCAGTGGAAGGTGCCTTTCAAGCCATATCACAAAACAACAACAGGGGCAAGAACATGAAGAACAACAAAAAAATGCCTGGAAACAACAAATCTCAAGTATTTCCGCTTTGCCCTTATTGTAAAAAAACCAATCATCCACAAAAAAGGTGTTGGTGGAACCCAGATGTAAGATGTCACAAATGTGGTCAGTTAGGGCATGTGGAAAAGATATGCAAGTCTCAACAGCAACAAGGAAAAGCCAAGGCTGCGGAGAATTAA